The following proteins are encoded in a genomic region of Bacteroidota bacterium:
- a CDS encoding DUF1599 domain-containing protein, with product MSKTNEQFDEIIKICEEVFVKKLQDYGTAWRILRLSSVTDQIYIKANRIRSIELIGEKKIDEGQKDEFIGIINYGIIGLIQLELGISEKADLPINKARDLYKKIFLRAKNLMIDKNHDYGEAWRSMRVSSYTDLILMKINRTKQIENNMGQTLISEGIDANYFDMINYSVFALIKIELEQDKK from the coding sequence GTGAGCAAAACGAACGAACAATTTGACGAAATAATAAAAATCTGTGAAGAGGTTTTTGTAAAAAAATTACAAGACTACGGAACTGCCTGGCGAATTTTGCGATTAAGTTCTGTTACAGACCAGATTTACATCAAAGCAAACAGAATTAGAAGCATTGAATTAATTGGCGAAAAGAAAATTGATGAAGGGCAAAAGGACGAATTTATTGGGATAATAAATTACGGAATCATCGGATTAATTCAGCTTGAATTAGGAATTTCTGAAAAAGCCGATTTGCCGATTAACAAAGCGAGAGATTTATACAAAAAAATCTTCCTTAGAGCCAAAAATTTGATGATTGATAAAAACCACGATTATGGCGAAGCATGGCGAAGTATGCGTGTAAGTTCATATACCGATTTGATTTTGATGAAAATAAACCGTACAAAACAAATTGAAAATAATATGGGGCAAACTTTGATTTCAGAAGGAATAGATGCTAATTATTTCGATATGAT